In the genome of Coraliomargarita algicola, one region contains:
- a CDS encoding aspartate-semialdehyde dehydrogenase, which yields MAYNVGILGATGAVGQEIIRLLHEREFPIAELRLLASARSAGKTQSFGDKSWTIQEATPESFAGLDVCIFSAGGDQSKLFAAEAVKRGCIVVDNSSAFRQDPNVPLVIPEINPDSVDNHQGILANPNCSTAISLMGLYPLHKAFGLKSFIASTYQAVSGSGAGGLIELDQQAHAWAEGGEMKQEVYPHQIAFNLIPHVDKFLDDGYTKEEMKMLNEGRKIMGIDDLRVTCTCVRVPVFRAHSISISAEFEKPVTVEAAREAVRNFEGAELVDNPANAEYPMPLNYSEVVPCGVGRIRKDLVFDNGLALWVTGDQLWKGAALNAIQIAELLHKKGKLSS from the coding sequence ATGGCATATAACGTAGGCATCCTCGGAGCGACTGGTGCAGTCGGTCAAGAAATCATTCGTCTCCTTCACGAGCGTGAGTTCCCCATCGCGGAACTTCGTTTGCTCGCATCGGCACGCTCCGCGGGCAAGACACAATCGTTTGGCGACAAATCCTGGACGATTCAAGAAGCGACTCCAGAGAGCTTCGCAGGGCTGGACGTCTGCATCTTTAGCGCCGGGGGCGACCAGTCCAAGCTCTTCGCTGCAGAGGCCGTCAAGCGCGGTTGTATCGTCGTCGATAACAGCTCCGCCTTCCGCCAGGACCCCAACGTGCCACTGGTCATTCCCGAGATCAATCCCGACTCGGTCGACAATCACCAAGGCATTTTGGCCAACCCGAATTGCTCGACAGCGATCTCGTTGATGGGGCTCTATCCGCTGCACAAAGCCTTCGGTCTGAAGTCTTTTATCGCTTCCACTTACCAAGCCGTTTCCGGCAGTGGCGCCGGCGGCTTGATCGAACTCGATCAACAGGCTCACGCTTGGGCTGAAGGGGGTGAGATGAAGCAAGAAGTGTATCCGCATCAGATCGCCTTCAATCTCATTCCCCACGTCGACAAGTTTCTTGACGACGGCTACACCAAGGAAGAGATGAAGATGCTCAACGAGGGCCGCAAGATCATGGGGATCGACGATCTCCGCGTGACTTGCACCTGTGTGCGTGTGCCCGTCTTCCGTGCCCACTCGATCTCGATCAGTGCTGAATTTGAAAAGCCCGTCACTGTTGAAGCCGCGCGCGAAGCCGTGCGTAATTTCGAAGGTGCCGAACTGGTGGACAATCCCGCTAATGCCGAATACCCGATGCCGCTCAACTACTCCGAGGTGGTGCCTTGTGGCGTCGGCCGCATCCGCAAAGATCTGGTATTCGACAACGGTCTCGCGCTTTGGGTGACTGGCGACCAGCTCTGGAAGGGCGCCGCCCTCAACGCCATTCAAATCGCCGAGCTCCTGCACAAAAAGGGGAAGTTGTCATCGTAG
- a CDS encoding SGNH/GDSL hydrolase family protein — MKKITSLLCAALACIPLLTMASDPKMNLTQNKTELAAAPLPQSSEAAQKFPGEVQDWHGFEMVVHEDTRIVIPHQEADGKPWVWRARFWGHEPQFDIAMLERGYHVVYCDVSGLYGSPEAVARWNAFYNYLRFEHLFADRAVLEGMSRGGLIVYNWAAANPDKVAAIYADAPVMDFKSWPGINDAILARYGFKDQAEATAYTGNPIDNLAPLAKAGIPILHVVGDADEVVPVAENTAIAEARYHTMGGTFKVIHKPDAGHHPHSLEDPQPIVDFIIQHSQGQGDLAADQIVSDKNFILRSDFQNSRIQFEQQRRGHVAFIGGSITEMNGYRPMLCEMLEARFPETAFTFTDAGISSTCSDTGAFRLEQDVLSHGPLDLLFVEFAVNDDQDAQQDYEDALRGMEGIIAQARRHNPKVDIVMTFFVNENILRKLQRGESTPSIEAHSQVAEHYGVSVNHLAQELADLITAGKMDWKKFGGVHPNEYGNTMCATMIRRALLQQWAKPLSADAQAQPYALPDVIDAKSYIHGRFLPLDALQMDANWTVGVPNWPEENAGAVRSRFKEVPMIYSSQAHAKLTIDFEGTAIGAYMLAGPDAGILRCTVDGEQSQEIDTLHRYSGFNYPMTVMFFNELAPGSHSLEIEILDNRPGPIKAGGTALRVIDFVAN; from the coding sequence ATGAAAAAAATTACCTCTTTACTGTGTGCGGCATTGGCATGCATCCCCTTATTGACCATGGCCTCAGATCCTAAAATGAACCTGACTCAGAACAAAACAGAGCTCGCAGCTGCGCCCCTGCCACAAAGCAGTGAGGCGGCGCAGAAGTTTCCGGGCGAGGTGCAGGATTGGCATGGCTTTGAAATGGTGGTGCATGAGGATACGCGAATTGTGATTCCTCATCAGGAGGCCGATGGGAAGCCTTGGGTGTGGCGCGCGCGCTTCTGGGGGCATGAGCCGCAGTTCGACATCGCGATGCTGGAGCGGGGTTATCATGTGGTCTATTGTGATGTGAGCGGTTTATACGGCAGTCCCGAGGCGGTCGCGCGCTGGAATGCCTTTTACAACTACCTGCGCTTTGAGCATTTGTTTGCCGATCGGGCAGTATTGGAAGGCATGTCGCGGGGTGGCTTGATCGTCTATAATTGGGCGGCCGCCAATCCGGACAAGGTGGCCGCGATTTATGCCGATGCGCCGGTCATGGACTTCAAGAGCTGGCCGGGCATCAATGACGCCATTCTGGCTCGTTATGGTTTTAAAGATCAGGCGGAGGCCACCGCCTATACGGGCAACCCGATCGACAACTTGGCGCCCTTAGCGAAAGCGGGCATTCCCATCCTGCACGTGGTCGGCGATGCGGACGAGGTGGTGCCGGTCGCGGAGAACACGGCGATCGCGGAAGCGCGCTATCATACGATGGGCGGCACCTTTAAAGTGATTCATAAACCGGACGCCGGGCACCATCCCCACTCGCTGGAAGATCCACAGCCAATTGTTGATTTTATTATTCAACACTCTCAGGGCCAAGGCGACCTAGCCGCCGATCAAATCGTCAGCGACAAAAACTTCATTTTGCGCAGCGATTTTCAAAACTCGCGTATTCAATTCGAACAACAGCGGCGCGGGCATGTGGCTTTTATTGGCGGCTCAATCACCGAGATGAATGGCTATCGTCCCATGCTCTGTGAGATGCTGGAAGCACGTTTTCCAGAGACAGCCTTTACCTTTACCGACGCAGGCATCAGCTCGACCTGTTCCGACACAGGTGCCTTTCGTCTAGAGCAGGATGTTCTGAGCCACGGACCGTTGGATCTCTTATTTGTAGAGTTCGCGGTGAATGACGACCAGGATGCACAGCAGGATTATGAGGACGCCTTGCGTGGCATGGAGGGCATCATCGCACAAGCGAGAAGGCATAACCCGAAAGTCGATATCGTGATGACCTTTTTCGTGAATGAAAACATTCTGCGAAAACTACAACGTGGCGAAAGCACCCCGTCGATCGAGGCACACAGCCAGGTGGCCGAGCACTACGGGGTCTCGGTCAATCACCTCGCTCAGGAACTGGCAGACTTGATTACTGCGGGGAAGATGGACTGGAAAAAATTCGGTGGCGTGCACCCGAACGAATACGGCAACACCATGTGTGCGACGATGATTCGTCGTGCCCTGCTCCAGCAGTGGGCGAAACCTCTCTCGGCCGACGCGCAAGCACAGCCATATGCGCTGCCGGATGTGATCGACGCAAAGAGCTATATCCACGGACGCTTTTTGCCGCTCGACGCCCTCCAGATGGATGCAAACTGGACGGTCGGCGTTCCCAATTGGCCGGAAGAAAATGCGGGAGCCGTGCGCTCACGCTTTAAAGAGGTGCCCATGATTTACAGCAGCCAAGCCCATGCAAAACTGACAATCGACTTCGAGGGGACCGCAATCGGCGCCTACATGCTGGCGGGGCCGGATGCCGGTATCCTACGCTGCACTGTGGACGGCGAGCAGAGCCAAGAAATTGATACCCTCCACCGTTATAGCGGATTTAATTATCCGATGACTGTGATGTTTTTTAACGAATTAGCGCCTGGATCTCACAGTCTCGAAATCGAGATTTTGGACAACCGCCCCGGACCTATCAAAGCCGGCGGCACTGCGCTGCGGGTGATTGATTTCGTGGCGAATTAA
- a CDS encoding agmatine deiminase family protein codes for MSTFETPKELAYRFPSEWEPQSAIWFAWPVRRSLWPDCFDRVREQLAALYMLAAGYQAVRVLCAAAEQPYLLELMSAHGDTAKVELYDYQSDDVWIRDFGPLFLIHDQRRELCIADWRYNAWGNKFPDQQKDDRASEWIADQLGIRRFAFDQVLEGGAVESNGAGHILTTEVVVLNPTRNGDTTAAQVERELTSGLGANQVLWLHDGLVGDDTDGHIDNLARFFKADGILIAHVAESTDANYPALTENLRRAQDFRTPAGAPFTCVKLPLPAPITHAGEPLAASYLNFVVLNGAVLVPTYNQPENDAAAIRIIGDCFPGREIVGVDCTDIIKEGGALHCMSQHQPAV; via the coding sequence ATGTCCACTTTCGAAACACCTAAAGAACTGGCTTACCGTTTCCCTTCCGAATGGGAGCCACAATCTGCTATCTGGTTTGCCTGGCCTGTGCGCCGTTCTCTTTGGCCTGATTGTTTCGATCGGGTTCGTGAGCAACTGGCTGCCCTTTACATGTTGGCCGCGGGCTATCAAGCTGTACGTGTGCTATGCGCCGCTGCCGAACAGCCCTACCTGCTCGAATTGATGTCGGCTCACGGCGACACCGCCAAGGTGGAGCTTTATGATTACCAGAGCGATGACGTGTGGATTCGCGATTTTGGACCTCTCTTTCTCATTCATGATCAGCGGCGCGAGCTCTGCATCGCGGACTGGCGTTACAATGCCTGGGGTAATAAATTTCCCGACCAGCAAAAGGACGATCGTGCTTCCGAATGGATCGCCGATCAGTTGGGCATTCGTCGTTTTGCCTTCGATCAAGTGCTTGAAGGTGGCGCCGTGGAGAGTAATGGTGCGGGACACATTTTAACGACTGAAGTGGTGGTGCTGAATCCCACACGTAATGGTGACACGACTGCGGCTCAGGTCGAACGCGAGCTCACCAGTGGTCTGGGGGCGAATCAAGTGCTCTGGCTGCACGACGGTTTGGTCGGGGATGATACCGATGGTCACATTGATAATCTCGCACGTTTTTTTAAAGCCGATGGCATATTGATCGCTCACGTGGCCGAGTCCACCGATGCGAATTATCCCGCGCTGACTGAAAACCTGCGACGGGCGCAAGACTTTCGCACGCCGGCAGGCGCCCCCTTCACTTGTGTGAAATTGCCGCTGCCGGCACCGATCACTCATGCGGGCGAGCCACTTGCTGCCAGTTATTTAAATTTTGTCGTCCTGAATGGGGCGGTGCTCGTGCCTACCTACAATCAGCCAGAAAACGATGCCGCCGCGATTCGGATTATTGGAGATTGTTTCCCCGGGCGTGAAATTGTTGGTGTGGATTGCACGGACATCATTAAAGAGGGCGGCGCACTTCACTGTATGAGTCAGCATCAGCCTGCGGTTTAA